In Brachypodium distachyon strain Bd21 chromosome 2, Brachypodium_distachyon_v3.0, whole genome shotgun sequence, one genomic interval encodes:
- the LOC100824786 gene encoding NAC transcription factor 29, with translation MTIEVQQQRRGGMALLPAGFRFHPTDEELIVHYLRKRASNSSAPWPGVIAEVDIYKLDPWDLPSSSNGAAEYLSNNECMYFFSPRDRKYPNGVRPNRAAGSGYWKATGTDKPIMSTTHRVVVGVKKALVFYQGRPPKGVKTNWIMHEYRLADARPHAYRPPPMRSSASSAPSMRLDDWVLCRIYKKPNPQLSQLLLHHEHEQPSSSSMDSQQHTQHQQDHYDSSSSTSRMRMPMPMPMQMPMPRPPSVSDYLEDYSAVSHLFDNLPAPDTGAGFFEDDEASTTRKRDSSEGGVDHTFRSASKRSMLIGPDQLTMNSDFSMFGADQQLLPANSSKDRM, from the exons ATGACAATCGaggtgcagcagcagaggaggGGAGGCATGGCGTTGCTGCCGGCGGGGTTCCGGTTCCACCCGACGGACGAGGAGCTGATCGTGCACTACCTCCGCAAGCGCGCCTCGAATTCttcggcgccatggccggggGTCATCGCCGAGGTGGACATCTACAAGCTCGACCCATGGGACCTCCCGTCCAGTTCCAACGGCGCGGCGGAATATCTCAGCAATAACGAGTGCATGTACTTCTTCAGCCCGCGCGACCGCAAGTACCCCAACGGCGTGCGCCCCAACCGCGCCGCCGGGTCAGGGTACTGGAAGGCCACCGGCACCGACAAGCCCATCATGTCGACGACTCatagggtggtggtgggggtaAAGAAGGCCCTGGTGTTCTACCAGGGCCGGCCCCCCAAGGGGGTCAAGACCAACTGGATCATGCACGAGTACCGCCTCGCCGATGCACGGCCACACGCCTACCGCCCTCCTCCCATGCgatcgtcggcgtcgtcggcaCCGTCCATGAGG CTGGACGATTGGGTGCTGTGCAGGATCTACAAGAAGCCCAACCCACAGCTgtcgcagctgctgctgcaccacgagcacgagcagccctcctcctcatccatGGACAGCCAGCAGCATACTCAGCACCAACAAGACCATTacgactcctcctcctcgacctcCCGGATGcgcatgccgatgccgatgccgatgcagATGCCGATGCCGAGGCCTCCGTCCGTCTCCGACTACCTCGAGGACTACTCCGCCGTCTCCCACCTCTTCGACAACCTTCCGGCACCGGATACCGGCGCTGGGTTCTTCGAAGACGACGAGGCCAGCACGACAAGGAAGAGGGATAGCAGTGAAGGAGGTGTTGATCATACGTTTCGGAGTGCATCCAAAAGAAGCATGTTAATTGGGCCAGACCAGCTGACGATGAACAGCGACTTCTCCATGTTTGGGGCAGACCAGCAGCTGCTGCCTGCTAATTCTTCCAAGGACAGGATGTGA